Proteins co-encoded in one Apium graveolens cultivar Ventura unplaced genomic scaffold, ASM990537v1 ctg8213, whole genome shotgun sequence genomic window:
- the LOC141704765 gene encoding putative nucleoredoxin 1-1, whose translation MQQPLSIQKLLATPERDYLVNNNGDQVPLDGLDHKAVGLYFCPCLDEHDELHTTGTLKKLYQELSENSKEFEIVLIYTHGWCEHHDDTCGRMVEDSFLNEIKTMPWLALPFNDTNCSKKLQRIFQQPQELGVPVPARMVIIGPHGKFIELLGTHILLSYGAPAYPFSFRSAVNLELEMLKKLKLEMFWDLDTVFMHTNGSRVRFSQYIGKRIIILFQNVPGTFNSFWREMKARYIRMKGTDDEFEVIHIYRGVYINRDKKIVASFPWFMHAHLDQGSEARKYINRVWPDVLTNCGLIAFDQEGSIVRMKKDPELGQNMVFPFYQDGDMENEVSLHVREYINIKCKLECVNEGPDPEDCYMT comes from the exons ATGCAGCAGCCTCTTTCCATTCAAAAACTCTTGGCCACTCCTGAACGTGATTATCTCGTCAACAACAATGGAGACCAG GTACCCCTCGATGGTCTTGATCATAAGGCAGTGGGCTTATATTTTTGTCCATGTCTAGATGAACATGATGAATTACACACCACAGGGACACTTAAGAAGCTTTATCAAGAGTTGTCAGAAAACTCGAAAGAGTTTGAGATTGTTCTTATATACACACACGGCTGGTGCGAGCATCATGATGATACATGTGGTCGCATGGTTGAAGATTCTTTCTTGAATGAAATTAAGACAATGCCTTGGTTGGCACTTCCTTTTAACGACACAAATTGTAGTAAGAAGTTGCAGAGGATTTTCCAACAACCCCAAGAGCTCGGAGTGCCAGTACCGGCAAGGATGGTGATTATTGGACCTCATGGAAAATTCATCGAACTGTTGGGCACTCATATATTGTTGAGTTATGGTGCTCCAGCATACCCGTTCAGCTTTCGCAGTGCTGTCAATTTAGAGCTTGaaatgttaaaaaaattaaagctGGAGATGTTCTGGGATCTGGACACTGTCTTTATGCACACAAATGGGTCCCGAGTTCGATTTTCACAATATATTGGCAAGAGAATCATAATCTTATTTCAGAACGTCCCTGGTACATTTAACAGTTTTTGGAGGGAGATGAAAGCAAGGTATATTAGGATGAAGGGCACCGACGATGAGTTCGAAGTTATCCACATCTATAGGGGGGTCTATATTAATCGTGATAAGAAGATTGTAGCATCTTTCCCATGGTTTATGCATGCTCATCTTGATCAGGGCTCAGAAGCAAGGAAGTATATAAACCGTGTTTGGCCCGATGTTctgacaaattgtggacttattGCATTTGATCAGGAAGGATCGATTGTTAGAATGAAAAAAGACCCTGAACTTGGACAAAATATGGTATTTCCCTTTTATCAGGATGGAGATATGGAAAACGAGGTCTCGCTGCATGTGAGAGAGTACATTAATATTAAATGTAAATTAGAATGTGTAAATGAAGGGCCAGACCCAGAAGACTGCTACATGACATAA